One window from the genome of Salvelinus fontinalis isolate EN_2023a chromosome 3, ASM2944872v1, whole genome shotgun sequence encodes:
- the gemin6 gene encoding gem-associated protein 6 encodes MDTWRQLKPLEWCKYVNKEVKVTVHEKQQHHGWVFTVDPVSASIVLVTFQEKGGTPTVRVVTGHAVQEVEVLQEGNEETAGRLRVIFTPPGAHTLGPEEVRHRKESLRLWLEKNRIPVEEKGEMLCVANVLTVSAPYGAEDCSSSNEIILARVQSLVESNPDSSPDQPANS; translated from the exons ATGGACACGTGGCGTCAACTGAAGccactggagtggtgtaaatatGTCAACAAAGAGGTCAAAGTGACAGTGCACGAGAAACAACAACATCATGGTTGGGTTTTTACCGTTGATCCAGTATCTGCCAG TATAGTCCTAGTGACCTTCCAGGAGAAAGGAGGCACACCGACGGTCCGAGTTGTGACAGGCCATGCAGTACAGGAAGTAGAGGTCCTCCAGGAGGGCAATGAAGAAACGGCGGGGCGACTGAGGGTCATTTTCACACCCCCAGGAGCCCACACCCTTGGCCCGGAAGAAGTGAGGCACAGGAAAGAGAGCCTCCGCCTGTGGCTGGAAAAGAACCGCATCCCCGTGGAAGAGAAGGGCGAGATGCTGTGCGTGGCCAACGTGCTGACAGTGAGCGCCCCCTACGGAGCGGAAGACTGTAGTAGCTCCAACGAGATCATCCTGGCCCGAGTGCAGAGCCTGGTGGAGAGCAACCCTGATTCATCTCCAGACCAGCCTGCCAACTCCTGA
- the LOC129839477 gene encoding serine/arginine-rich splicing factor 7-like isoform X5 has protein sequence MSHIPTCKRTNHMDNRENSKIYVGNLGTGAGKGELERAFGYYGPLRTVWIARNPPGFAFVEFEDTRDAEDAVRGLDGKLISGSRVRVELSTGMPRRSRYERAPTNRPFDSNDKCYECGERGHYAYDCHRYGRRRRTRSRSHSRSGGRRYSRSRSRGRGRRSRSFSPRRSRSPRRSRAFTPKRSRSRSKSRSRSRSLSHAKTSHSTSRSPRRNGSSERDD, from the exons ATGTCTCACATCCCTACCTGCAAAAGGACCAACCACATGGACAACCGGGAAA ACTCTAAGATTTACGTCGGTAACCTGGGCACTGGTGCAGGGAAAGGAGAGCTAGAGCGGGCATTCGGGTATTACGGACCTTTAAGAACAGTGTGGATCGCTAGGAACCCCCCGGGCTTTGCCTTTGTGGAGTTTGAAGACACCCGGGATGCAGAAGATGCGGTCCGAGGCCTTGACGGCAA GTTGATTTCTGGATCTCGAGTTCGAGTTGAATTATCTACAGGGATGCCGCGGCGATCTCGGTACGAGCGTGCGCCCACCAACCGGCCCTTTGACTCCAACGACAAGTGCTATGAGTGTGGTGAGCGGGGGCACTATGCCTACGACTGCCACCGCTACGGTCGACGCAGGAGGACCAG GTCCCGGTCTCACTCCAGGTCCGGTGGGAGGAGGTACTCTCGCTCTCGCAGCCGGGGCCGTGGCAGGAG ATCAAGATCCTTCTCTCCACGCCGCTCTCGTTCTCCTAGAAGATCTAGAGCCTTTACCCCCAAGAGATCAAG ATCTCGATCAAAGTCCAGATCAAGGTCTAGGTCACTTTCTCATGCAAAGACCAG